The following are from one region of the Streptomyces fradiae genome:
- a CDS encoding S8 family serine peptidase, protein MSVMRDSRRRLAAAGAIAVAALALGSLSALPANAAGTTAEGVILNAGAEGTVANSYIVTLRESAAQAETAKGRAVATKFGAKIKRTYTAALNGYSVELSEAQAKKLAADPAVETVSQNRVFHVDGTQPSPPSWGLDRLDQKALPLNQSYTYPDSAGQGVTAYIIDTGVRITHSDFGGRASYGYDAIDNDNTAQDGHGHGTHVAGTVAGNSYGVAKKAKIVGVRVLDNSGSGTTEQVVAGIDWVTQNAVKPAVANMSLGGGADSVLDDAVRRSIASGVTYAVAAGNDGANASNYSPARVAEAITVGATTSSDARASYSNYGSILDIFAPGSSITSSWNSSDTATNTISGTSMATPHVVGAAALYLGANPTATPSQVSSALTTAATPNVVTSPGTGSPNKLLYVGDGGTTPPPTGDRFENTADYAIRDNATVESPITVSGISGNAPSGLQVPVNIVHTYIGDLQVQLIAPDGTAYTLKGFGTGGSADNINTTYTVNASSEAANGTWKLRVTDNAYWDTGKIDSWALQF, encoded by the coding sequence ATGTCCGTGATGCGTGATTCGCGGCGCAGACTCGCCGCGGCCGGTGCCATAGCCGTCGCAGCCCTCGCGCTCGGCTCCCTCTCCGCCCTCCCGGCCAACGCGGCCGGGACCACCGCCGAAGGCGTCATCCTGAACGCCGGCGCGGAGGGCACCGTCGCCAACAGCTACATCGTCACCCTCCGCGAGTCCGCAGCCCAGGCGGAGACCGCGAAGGGCCGGGCGGTGGCGACGAAGTTCGGCGCCAAGATCAAGCGGACCTACACGGCCGCGCTCAACGGCTATTCGGTCGAGCTCTCCGAGGCCCAGGCCAAGAAGCTCGCCGCCGACCCGGCCGTCGAGACCGTCAGCCAGAACCGCGTCTTCCACGTAGACGGCACGCAGCCCTCCCCGCCGTCCTGGGGCCTCGACCGGCTGGACCAGAAGGCCCTGCCGCTCAACCAGAGCTACACCTACCCGGACAGCGCGGGCCAGGGCGTCACGGCGTACATCATCGACACCGGCGTCCGCATCACCCACAGCGACTTCGGCGGCCGGGCCTCCTACGGCTACGACGCCATCGACAACGACAACACCGCGCAGGACGGGCACGGCCACGGCACCCACGTCGCCGGCACCGTCGCGGGCAACTCGTACGGCGTCGCCAAGAAGGCGAAGATCGTCGGCGTCCGCGTCCTCGACAACTCCGGCTCCGGCACCACCGAGCAGGTCGTCGCGGGCATCGACTGGGTGACCCAGAACGCCGTCAAGCCGGCCGTCGCCAACATGAGCCTCGGCGGTGGCGCCGACAGCGTCCTCGACGACGCCGTCCGCCGCTCGATCGCCTCCGGCGTCACGTACGCCGTCGCCGCCGGCAACGACGGCGCCAACGCGTCCAACTACTCGCCGGCCCGCGTCGCCGAGGCCATCACCGTCGGCGCCACCACGTCGTCCGACGCCCGTGCCAGCTACTCCAACTACGGCAGCATCCTGGACATCTTCGCGCCGGGCTCCTCCATCACCTCGTCCTGGAACAGCAGCGACACGGCCACCAACACCATCTCCGGTACGTCGATGGCCACCCCGCACGTCGTCGGCGCCGCCGCCCTCTACCTGGGCGCCAACCCGACGGCCACCCCGTCGCAGGTCTCCTCGGCGCTGACCACGGCCGCCACCCCGAACGTGGTGACCAGCCCCGGCACCGGCTCGCCGAACAAGCTGCTGTACGTCGGCGACGGCGGCACCACCCCGCCGCCCACCGGCGACCGCTTCGAGAACACCGCGGACTACGCGATCCGCGACAACGCCACCGTGGAGTCCCCGATCACCGTCAGCGGGATCAGCGGGAACGCTCCGTCCGGTCTCCAGGTGCCTGTGAACATCGTTCACACCTACATCGGTGACCTCCAGGTCCAGCTGATCGCCCCCGACGGGACGGCGTACACGCTGAAGGGCTTCGGCACCGGCGGCAGCGCGGACAACATCAACACCACCTACACCGTCAACGCCTCCTCGGAGGCCGCGAACGGCACGTGGAAGCTCCGGGTCACGGACAACGCGTACTGGGACACCGGGAAGATCGACTCCTGGGCGCTGCAGTTCTGA
- a CDS encoding DUF4190 domain-containing protein, with product MPGPYAAPGPYTSPPAGPYGPYGTPGPYGMPRQSTSGLAVASMVSGIVCCLPPLGLALGLIALPQIKKKQQKGKGMAVAGIVLSSLATLLVVLGLVTGGIGEFWSGFKKGLDDAAAAQSPFSLDKGDCFRIKGKLETYTTDVDTVPCTSPHEGEVTGDFKLSGFKEWPGEDAIDKLAEVRCDRMNTDYALDTWAVPEEALVYYYLPSRQSWRAGDRSVTCAFATEEAPFTASLRSDASTLDAHQLHFLRTMNPIDDVIAEEPDEDADADLAANKAWAAKMHTAVTSASAGLRGHTWSGASAQPVEKLAGRLDAAAKTWQRLAKAADSDAFWADYEDAFDALSTDHESESRSSLGLTGTLEDSSGEDV from the coding sequence GTGCCCGGACCGTACGCCGCGCCCGGGCCGTACACCTCGCCGCCCGCCGGACCGTACGGCCCCTACGGGACGCCCGGACCGTACGGGATGCCGCGACAGTCCACCAGCGGTCTGGCGGTGGCCTCCATGGTCTCCGGCATCGTCTGCTGTCTGCCGCCGCTCGGCCTCGCCCTCGGTCTCATAGCCCTGCCGCAGATCAAGAAGAAGCAGCAGAAGGGCAAGGGCATGGCCGTCGCCGGCATCGTGCTCTCCTCCCTCGCCACGCTGCTCGTCGTCCTCGGCCTGGTGACCGGCGGGATCGGCGAGTTCTGGAGCGGCTTCAAGAAGGGCCTGGACGACGCCGCGGCGGCCCAGTCGCCGTTCTCGCTGGACAAGGGCGACTGCTTCCGCATCAAGGGCAAGCTGGAGACCTACACGACGGACGTCGACACCGTGCCCTGCACCAGCCCGCACGAGGGCGAGGTCACCGGCGACTTCAAGCTCTCGGGCTTCAAGGAGTGGCCGGGCGAGGACGCGATCGACAAGCTCGCCGAGGTGCGCTGCGACCGCATGAACACCGACTACGCGCTCGACACCTGGGCGGTGCCGGAGGAGGCGCTGGTCTACTACTACCTCCCCAGCCGGCAGAGCTGGCGGGCCGGCGACCGCTCGGTGACCTGCGCCTTCGCGACCGAGGAGGCGCCCTTCACGGCCTCGCTGCGCAGTGACGCGAGCACCCTCGACGCCCATCAGCTGCACTTCCTGCGCACGATGAACCCGATCGACGACGTCATCGCCGAGGAGCCCGACGAGGACGCGGACGCCGACCTCGCTGCCAACAAGGCCTGGGCCGCGAAGATGCACACGGCGGTCACCTCGGCGAGCGCCGGACTGCGCGGCCACACCTGGTCCGGCGCCTCCGCCCAGCCGGTCGAGAAGCTGGCCGGCCGGCTCGACGCCGCCGCGAAGACGTGGCAGCGGCTCGCCAAGGCGGCGGACTCGGACGCCTTCTGGGCGGACTACGAGGACGCGTTCGACGCCCTCTCGACCGACCACGAGTCGGAGTCGCGGTCCTCGCTCGGGCTGACCGGGACCCTGGAGGACAGCAGCGGCGAGGACGTCTGA
- a CDS encoding glycoside hydrolase family 18 protein — protein sequence MRRRTHSRLSLAALPLGLLGLLGTLTPTADAATEHVSKPAYNNAHNSAYKRVGYFTQWGVYGRNFQVKDLETSGTAAKLTHINYAFGNVSPEGTCFTGNVPGEADAWADYVRPLDAAGSVDGVADTAEQPLAGNFNQLRELKAKHPGLKVMISLGGWSWSTHFSDAVRTPASRKALVSSCIDLYIKGNLPVDGARGGAGAAAGLFDGIDIDWEWPGSAGDTDTVFRPEDKQNFTALVREFRTQLDAYAKSQRPVKGQPRKHYELSAFVPTAPAKIDAGFEVAKIMRDFDFVNLQGYDFHGSWESTTAQQSALFAAKGDFSVDQTVNDWLKRGAPARKLVVGMPFYGQGWTGVSGGGTGLGQPATGAAPGTWAAGSEDYEALRKLADSGAYTVHRDRRNGHAWLFDGSTLWTYDDPQVLRTKSAYVRARGLGGAMFWSLDGDTPDGQLITAVHGVLGGRR from the coding sequence ATGCGTCGAAGAACCCATTCCCGGCTGTCCCTCGCCGCCCTCCCCCTCGGCCTGCTCGGCCTCCTCGGCACCCTCACACCCACCGCCGACGCGGCGACCGAGCACGTCTCCAAGCCCGCGTACAACAACGCGCACAACAGCGCGTACAAGCGCGTCGGCTACTTCACCCAATGGGGCGTCTACGGGCGGAACTTCCAGGTCAAGGACCTGGAGACGAGCGGCACCGCCGCCAAGCTGACCCACATCAACTACGCCTTCGGCAACGTGAGTCCGGAAGGCACCTGCTTCACCGGCAACGTCCCCGGCGAGGCGGACGCCTGGGCCGACTACGTCCGCCCGCTCGACGCCGCCGGCTCCGTCGACGGCGTCGCCGACACCGCCGAGCAGCCGCTGGCGGGCAACTTCAACCAGCTGCGCGAGCTCAAAGCCAAGCATCCCGGCCTCAAGGTGATGATCTCGCTGGGCGGTTGGAGCTGGTCCACCCACTTCTCGGACGCCGTCCGCACCCCGGCCTCCCGCAAGGCCCTGGTGTCCTCCTGCATCGATCTCTACATCAAGGGCAACCTCCCCGTGGACGGCGCCCGGGGTGGCGCGGGCGCGGCGGCCGGTCTCTTCGACGGCATCGACATCGACTGGGAGTGGCCGGGCTCGGCCGGCGACACCGACACCGTCTTCCGCCCCGAGGACAAGCAGAACTTCACCGCGCTGGTACGGGAGTTCCGCACCCAGCTCGACGCGTACGCCAAGTCCCAGAGGCCCGTGAAGGGGCAGCCGCGCAAGCACTACGAGCTGTCCGCGTTCGTGCCCACCGCGCCCGCCAAGATCGACGCCGGCTTCGAGGTCGCGAAGATCATGCGCGACTTCGACTTCGTCAATCTCCAGGGCTACGACTTCCACGGCAGCTGGGAGTCCACCACCGCCCAGCAGTCCGCGCTCTTCGCCGCCAAGGGCGACTTCAGCGTCGACCAGACCGTGAACGACTGGCTGAAGCGCGGCGCGCCCGCCCGCAAGCTGGTGGTCGGCATGCCGTTCTACGGGCAGGGCTGGACCGGCGTCAGCGGCGGCGGCACCGGCCTCGGGCAGCCCGCCACCGGCGCGGCGCCCGGCACCTGGGCCGCGGGCTCGGAGGACTACGAGGCGCTGCGGAAGCTGGCGGACTCCGGCGCGTACACCGTGCACCGCGACCGCCGGAACGGCCACGCCTGGCTGTTCGACGGCAGCACCCTGTGGACCTACGACGACCCGCAGGTGCTGCGCACCAAGTCGGCGTACGTCCGGGCCAGGGGCCTCGGCGGCGCGATGTTCTGGTCGCTCGACGGGGACACCCCCGACGGGCAGCTGATCACGGCCGTGCACGGCGTCCTCGGCGGCCGCCGCTGA
- a CDS encoding GntR family transcriptional regulator yields the protein MTFGEQPAYLRVASDLRQKIANGSLPPHTRLPSQARIREEYGVSDTVALEARKVLMAEGLVEGRSGSGTYVRERPVPRRIARSGYRPAAGASPFRQEQASEGVRGTWESASEQEPASAEVAARLGVEPGERVMRTRYVFRDGGEPMMLSTSWEPLAVTGRSPVMLPEEGPLGGCGVVERMAAIDVVVDNVVEEVGARPGLAEELLTLGGVPGHVVMVIERTYYASGRAVETADVVVPADRYKVAYHLPVR from the coding sequence GTGACGTTCGGTGAGCAGCCCGCCTATCTGCGGGTGGCGAGCGATCTCCGCCAGAAGATCGCCAACGGCTCGCTTCCCCCGCACACCCGGCTCCCTTCGCAGGCACGGATCCGGGAGGAGTACGGGGTCTCCGACACCGTCGCACTGGAGGCGCGCAAGGTCCTCATGGCCGAGGGCCTGGTCGAGGGCCGCTCGGGCTCGGGGACCTATGTGCGCGAGCGCCCCGTGCCGCGCCGGATCGCCCGTTCCGGGTACCGGCCGGCGGCCGGGGCCAGCCCCTTCCGCCAGGAGCAGGCCTCCGAAGGGGTGCGCGGCACCTGGGAGTCGGCGAGCGAGCAGGAGCCGGCGAGCGCCGAGGTGGCCGCCCGGCTCGGCGTCGAGCCGGGGGAGCGGGTGATGCGCACGCGGTACGTGTTCCGGGACGGCGGTGAGCCGATGATGCTCTCCACCTCCTGGGAGCCGCTCGCCGTCACCGGCCGGAGCCCGGTGATGCTGCCCGAGGAAGGGCCGCTGGGCGGCTGCGGCGTCGTCGAGCGGATGGCCGCGATCGACGTGGTCGTGGACAACGTGGTGGAGGAGGTCGGGGCCCGCCCCGGACTCGCGGAGGAGCTGCTGACCCTGGGCGGTGTGCCGGGTCATGTGGTGATGGTGATCGAGCGCACCTACTACGCCTCGGGGCGGGCCGTCGAGACCGCCGACGTGGTCGTCCCGGCCGACCGCTACAAGGTGGCGTACCACCTGCCGGTGCGGTGA
- a CDS encoding cytosine permease: MTDTVARDTSAAQPPPPRRRYAKLAADESREDYSLRYAPHSFRRWSPGTVAGTALGGIAYLADFAIGASIVFTYGFTSGLASILTAAVIIFLTGIPIARACARYGLDMDLITRGAGFGYFGSTLTSLIYASFTFIFFALEGSIMAQAMHQAVGLPLPAGYLLTTLIVIPIVFRGMGALAKVQAWTQPLWLIGLVLPFLVLAFEAPEAWGAFTSFGGTEGAGAGFSWIGFGLGTGVALSLIAQIGEQADYLRFMPAKTEHNRVRWNLAVLAAGPGWVVIGAAKQLGGAFLAFVALEAVGATHALEPIAPQIEALKPWLGSFALPAAALFVIVSQIKINVTNAYSGSLSWSNFFSRVTHRHPGRVWYIFLNLAIALTLMEMNMFAALGKLLGFYSNVGIAWIAAVAADLVINKRAGWSPPYIEFKRAYLYAVNPAGFGAMTIASVVSILAFFGVFGRYAEAFSTFVAAGLALVLCPLIAWATKGKYYLARPNPVVGPAATGAADETATLECAVCETAYELPDIADCPAHAGPVCSLCCSLDAGCDDLCRKDPAAATGLVLLPLPTVRSALPEGAPEAAPEAG; the protein is encoded by the coding sequence ATGACGGACACGGTCGCCCGTGACACCTCGGCGGCGCAGCCGCCGCCACCGCGCCGCCGCTACGCGAAGCTGGCCGCCGACGAGAGCCGCGAGGACTACTCGCTGCGCTATGCGCCGCACTCCTTCCGGCGCTGGTCGCCCGGCACCGTCGCCGGCACCGCGCTCGGCGGCATCGCGTACCTCGCCGACTTCGCCATCGGCGCCTCGATCGTCTTCACCTACGGCTTCACCAGCGGGCTCGCCTCGATCCTGACCGCCGCCGTGATCATCTTCCTCACCGGCATCCCCATCGCCCGCGCCTGCGCCCGGTACGGCCTGGACATGGACCTGATCACCCGGGGCGCGGGCTTCGGCTACTTCGGCTCGACGCTCACCTCGCTCATCTACGCCTCCTTCACCTTCATCTTCTTCGCGCTCGAAGGCTCGATCATGGCCCAGGCCATGCACCAGGCCGTCGGCCTTCCGCTCCCGGCCGGCTATCTGCTCACCACGCTGATCGTGATCCCGATCGTCTTCCGCGGCATGGGCGCGCTCGCCAAGGTGCAGGCGTGGACGCAGCCGCTGTGGCTGATCGGCCTGGTGCTGCCCTTCCTGGTGCTCGCGTTCGAGGCGCCGGAGGCCTGGGGCGCGTTCACGTCCTTCGGCGGCACGGAGGGCGCGGGCGCCGGCTTCTCGTGGATCGGCTTCGGACTCGGCACCGGCGTCGCGCTCTCCCTCATCGCGCAGATCGGCGAACAGGCCGACTATCTGCGCTTCATGCCCGCGAAGACCGAGCACAACCGGGTGCGCTGGAACCTCGCCGTGCTCGCCGCAGGACCCGGCTGGGTGGTGATCGGAGCGGCCAAGCAGCTCGGCGGCGCGTTCCTCGCCTTCGTCGCCCTGGAGGCCGTCGGCGCGACCCACGCCCTGGAGCCGATCGCCCCGCAGATCGAGGCGCTCAAGCCCTGGCTCGGCTCCTTCGCGCTGCCGGCCGCCGCGCTCTTCGTGATCGTCTCCCAGATCAAGATCAACGTCACCAACGCCTACAGCGGCTCGCTGTCCTGGTCGAACTTCTTCTCCCGCGTCACCCACCGGCACCCGGGCCGGGTCTGGTACATCTTCCTCAATCTCGCCATCGCGCTGACGCTGATGGAGATGAACATGTTCGCGGCCCTGGGCAAGCTCCTCGGCTTCTACTCCAACGTCGGCATCGCCTGGATCGCGGCCGTCGCCGCCGACCTCGTCATCAACAAGCGGGCCGGCTGGAGCCCGCCGTACATCGAGTTCAAGCGCGCCTATCTGTACGCCGTGAACCCGGCCGGCTTCGGCGCCATGACGATCGCCTCGGTGGTCTCGATCCTCGCCTTCTTCGGTGTCTTCGGCCGGTACGCGGAGGCCTTCTCGACCTTCGTCGCGGCCGGGCTCGCCCTTGTCCTCTGTCCGCTCATCGCGTGGGCGACGAAGGGCAAGTACTACCTGGCCAGGCCGAACCCGGTGGTGGGGCCGGCGGCGACGGGCGCCGCCGACGAGACGGCCACCCTGGAGTGCGCGGTGTGCGAGACCGCGTACGAGCTGCCCGACATCGCCGACTGCCCCGCCCACGCCGGGCCGGTCTGTTCCCTGTGCTGTTCGCTCGACGCCGGCTGCGACGATCTCTGCCGCAAGGACCCGGCCGCCGCCACCGGCCTCGTACTGCTGCCGCTGCCCACGGTCCGTTCGGCCCTGCCCGAGGGTGCTCCCGAGGCCGCGCCCGAGGCCGGCTGA
- a CDS encoding SPOR domain-containing protein — MSDSGPDLAWLVIRQDDNGNRYRVGRYATEDEAQKVADSLDARGHKQLYWVERIGQPAL, encoded by the coding sequence ATGAGCGACAGCGGTCCCGACCTTGCCTGGCTGGTCATACGGCAGGACGACAACGGCAACCGCTACCGCGTCGGCCGGTACGCGACCGAGGACGAGGCCCAGAAGGTCGCCGACAGTCTCGACGCCCGCGGTCACAAGCAGCTCTACTGGGTCGAGCGCATCGGACAGCCCGCGCTCTGA
- a CDS encoding (deoxy)nucleoside triphosphate pyrophosphohydrolase, whose translation MTEHRPERCPDHRADHRADREPVVVVVAGALCDGGRLLAARRSAPAELAGRWELPGGKLEPGESPEEALVRELREELGVETETVERIPGEWPLKPGYVLRVWTARLLSGAPEPLEDHDELRWLARHELDSVDWLDQDRPAVAEAALRLTAAPPAP comes from the coding sequence ATGACCGAGCACCGTCCCGAGCGCTGTCCCGACCACCGCGCCGATCACCGCGCCGACCGCGAGCCCGTCGTGGTCGTCGTCGCCGGCGCCCTCTGCGACGGCGGCCGGCTGCTCGCCGCGCGCCGCAGCGCCCCCGCCGAGCTGGCCGGCCGCTGGGAGCTGCCCGGTGGCAAGCTGGAGCCCGGCGAGAGCCCCGAGGAGGCCCTTGTCAGGGAGTTGCGCGAGGAGCTCGGGGTGGAGACCGAGACCGTCGAGCGGATCCCCGGCGAATGGCCGCTCAAGCCCGGTTACGTCCTGCGGGTGTGGACCGCGCGGCTGCTCTCCGGCGCCCCCGAGCCGCTGGAGGACCACGACGAGCTGCGCTGGCTGGCCCGCCACGAACTCGACTCCGTCGACTGGCTCGACCAGGACCGCCCCGCCGTCGCCGAGGCCGCACTCCGGCTCACGGCCGCGCCGCCTGCTCCCTAG